Proteins found in one Triticum urartu cultivar G1812 chromosome 4, Tu2.1, whole genome shotgun sequence genomic segment:
- the LOC125551036 gene encoding DNA-directed RNA polymerase V subunit 5A-like translates to MNQFAPQQSSLAMDSGESSAASNAAHAAMAVDYAPEVACCVSSMVDLGGAAGVESQRLFLARRTALEMLRDRGYSVPEDELARTLPEFRAWWSETPEIERLSFSTTLASDESNKVRIVFCPPEPVKIAAIREVYLRIKEENLSCLILILQSKITSRARESIKEMFKFKVDVFQITELLVNITKHVLKPKHEVLTAEEKAKLLKQYNVVDSQLPRMLETDAVARYYGLGKGNVVKFTYDSELTVDHVTYRCIF, encoded by the exons ATGAATCAATTCGCCCCTCAGCAATCATCGCTCGCCATGGACTCAGGGgagagctccgccgcctccaacGCCGCCCACGCGGCAATGGCCGTCGACTACGCCCCCGAGGTCGCCTGCTGCGTATCATCCATGGTCGACCTCGGCGGCGCCGCCGGCGTGGAGAGCCAGCGCCTGTTCCTGGCGCGCCGCACGGCGCTGGAGATGCTGCGGGACCGCGGGTACAGCGTGCCGGAGGACGAGCTCGCCCGCACCCTCCCGGAGTTCCGCGCGTGGTGGTCCGAGACGCCCGAGATCGAGCGCCTTTCCTTTTCCACAACCCTCGCCTCCGACGAGTCCAACAAG GTGCGAATTGTCTTCTGCCCACCTGAGCCCGTCAAAATCGCAGCCATCCGGGAGGTGTATCTCCGAATCAAAGAAGAGAACTTGTCTTGCCTGATTCTGATTTTGCAGAGCAAAATAACATCTAGAGCCAGGGAGTCCATCAAGGAGATGTTCAAATTCAAAGTAGATGTATTCCAG ATCACAGAGTTACTGGTGAACATTACTAAGCATGTCCTGAAGCCCAAGCATGAAGTGCTGACTGCAGAAGAAAAAGCGAAGCTCCTGAAGCAGTACAATGTGGTGGATTCACAG TTGCCTCGCATGCTAGAGACCGATGCTGTTGCTCGCTACTATGGCCTTGGCAAGGGAAACGTGGTGAAATTCACATATGACAGCGAGCTCACCGTGGACCATGTGACGTACAGATGTATCTTCTGA
- the LOC125553669 gene encoding cyanidin 3-O-rutinoside 5-O-glucosyltransferase-like, which produces MAQPAAVRGEHGTHFLVAAYGIQGHLNPARALARRLAAIDGATATLSVPLFGHRRMFPSSSPDDQEVSDGVIHYAPFSDGQDDGSWPTGSGDETARRRRASCDSLSAVVRRLAAAGRPVTCVVCTLNMPTVVQVARAHGLPLAVYWIQPATVLVAYYHYFHGHGDGGIAAHAADPAYEATLPGLRRPMRMGRDMPSFLADDATGTGDDLSQMIVRGFREMFEQMDDEEVIMKPCMVLVNTFEALEETALEAIRPYLGGVFAIGAPVVPLAGAGEDQAIHLFAQDEEKRYMAWLDAQPPKSVVYVSWGSLLTYSERQAEEILRGIRRLNLPYLWVVRREGRSPEVDRLLLATAAAVPEGMVVEWCDQVRVLSHPSVACFVTHCGWNSTLEAVACGVPAVAAPSWSDQPVNAHLLAEEWGVAVRAEREADGVLTGAELARCVELAVGSGDMATAIAASSRAWKERVREAVAAGGPSERSLRSFVKRVQELEFLRSN; this is translated from the coding sequence ATGGCCCAGCCGGCGGCGGTACGCGGGGAGCACGGCACCCACTTCCTCGTGGCGGCGTACGGGATCCAGGGCCACCTCAACCCGGCGCGCGCCCTGGCCCGCCGTCTCGCCGCCATCGACGGCGCCACGGCCACCCTCTCGGTGCCCCTCTTCGGCCACCGCCGCATGTTCCCTTCCTCCTCTCCCGACGACCAGGAGGTCAGCGACGGCGTCATCCACTACGCCCCCTTCTCCGACGGCCAAGACGACGGCAGCTGGCCCACGGGCTCGGGGGACGAAACGGCGCGCCGCCGCAGAGCGTCCTGCGACAGCCTCTCCGCCGTGgtgcgccgcctcgccgccgccggccgcccgGTCACCTGCGTCGTGTGCACGCTCAACATGCCGACGGTCGTCCAGGTCGCGCGCGCGCACGGCCTGCCGCTCGCCGTATACTGGATCCAGCCGGCCACGGTGCTCGTCGCCTACTACCACTACTTCCACGGGCATGGCGACGGCGGCATCGCCGCCCACGCCGCTGACCCGGCGTACGAGGCCACCCTGCCGGGCCTCCGCCGGCCTATGAGGATGGGCCGCGACATGCCGTCTTTCTTGGCCGACGACGCCACGGGCACCGGGGACGACCTTTCACAGATGATCGTTCGAGGTTTCCGCGAGATGTTTGAGCAGATGGACGACGAGGAGGTCATCATGAAGCCTTGCATGGTGCTGGTGAACACGTTCGAAGCCCTGGAAGAGACGGCGCTGGAGGCGATCCGGCCGTACCTGGGCGGCGTCTTCGCCATCGGCGCCCCCGTTGTTCCTCTTGCCGGAGCCGGAGAAGATCAGGCCATTCATCTGTTCGCGCAGGACGAGGAGAAGAGGTACATGGCGTGGCTGGACGCGCAGCCACCCAAGTCGGTGGTGTACGTGTCGTGGGGGAGCCTGCTCACGTACAGCGAGCGGCAGGCGGAGGAGATCCTGCGCGGCATCCGGCGCCTCAACCTGCCGTATCTGTGGGTGGTGCGGCGGGAGGGACGCTCGCCGGAGGTGGACCGCCTCCTCCTGGCAACGGCAGCGGCCGTGCCAGAGGGAATGGTGGTGGAGTGGTGTGATCAAGTGCGAGTGCTGTCGCACCCATCGGTGGCGTGCTTCGTGACGCACTGCGGGTGGAACTCGACCCTGGAGGCGGTGGCGTGCGGCGTGCCGGCCGTGGCGGCGCCGAGCTGGTCGGACCAGCCGGTGAATGCGCACCTGCTGGCGGAGGAATGGGGCGTGGCCGTCCGGGCGGAGCGCGAGGCCGACGGGGTGCTGACCGGCGCGGAGCTGGCGAGGTGCGTCGAGCTGGCTGTTGGCAGCGGCGACATGGCCACTGCGATAGCAGCGAGCTCGAGGGCTTGGAAGGAGAGGGTAAGGGAGGCGGTGGCCGCCGGTGGGCCGTCCGAGAGAAGCCTCCGGAGCTTTGTCAAGAGAGTGCAAGAACTGGAGTTTCTAAGGAGCAACTAA